The genomic interval ACCTCCTCGACCGCCTCCGCGACTTGATGGTCCTCCAAGCCGTCCCAGAAGCACTAAACCTCGGGCTTGTCGACGCCCCCACCGACCGCGCCGACGCCCTAATCGAACAATCCACCCTGTTCAAAGGCAACGAGCTCGCCAACCTAGCCTCCATGGTGAACTCCGGACTCGACGACATGCGTGGTGCCACCTCACCGCGCCTCCTTCTGGAAATCCTCTGCGCCCGACTGCTCCTGGCAAGCAATACCGTGGCAGGTCCAGCGGTCAGTAGTTCGACTGACGCTGCGCCTGCAGCTACTCCGGGTGGTCTCACTGGTATTGCTGCTGCCCGCGCGAAAGCACGGGAGTATGGACAGAAGAAGGCAGCTCCAGCTCCTGCACCAACTCCTGCGCCCGAGCCAGTGCGCGAACAGTCTCTTGCACCAACGCCTGAACCAACGCCAGCGGCTGAACCTACATCTCAGCCCGCGCCGGAACCGGAACCCGCCAGGGAACCAGTGGTGGAAGTGCGGGAGGCGAGCGTCGAAAAGCAGCCTGCAAGCAGTGATCCCCTCGAAACCATTCGAAGCCGCTGGTCAGAGCTGCGCAACATCGTGGAAAAACAAAGTGTGCGCACCTCAATCATGCTGACCGAAGCGCGAGTTTTGGGACTGCGAGGCGATACCCTCGTGCTCGGTCACAGCACCGGGGCGTTGGCTGCGCGTTTGAACGCTGCTGATCACAACGGAATTTTGGTCAAGGTGTTGGCTGAGGAAACTGGTCTGCAGCTCAAGGTCGAATGCATTGTGGGCACGAACCCAGCCGAAGCTGGATTTACCGCCCAGCCTGCTGTGCAAAAGAGCACGTGGAACCCCAACTACGACTCCAAACCAGCCACTCCAAGTGCGCCTGCGCAGCCTCAGACGCCTAAGCAAGAATCCGTGCCCACCGAGCCAGAGGAGCCTGAGAGTTCGGCTGAAACTTCGGGATGGGGGCAACCGGTAAAAATCGGTGGGCCAGCACCTGAGGCACAGACTCCAACGCCTCCGCCTGCTCCGGTGGTTCCGGCTACTCCTGCTGCTCCGGCTGCGGGTGCTGCGAAACCAGCGTGGAAGGAACGCGTCGAACAAGCCGCGGCAAATGCAGCGCAACAACGTCAGCATCGCCAGGGCAGCTCCGAGCCCTTCGAGCGGGGTGTTCCGCTGCCACCAGAACCTGACCTGCCACCGGACCCCTATGGATACCCAGCTGACGAGGGTTTCCCCGAACGAAACCAAGGGTTCCAGCAACAGCCAGCGCCTCCCGTTGAGCAACCAGCTCCTGAGCCTGCGACGGAGCCAGTTCCAGCAGTTGCGCCTGAGCCGGAGGTCAGCCAGCTATCTGAAGAAGAGCAGCTGATCCGCGAAGCAGACGAAGAGCCAGGTGAAATGGATCGTCGTGATGCGAAAACCATCGCGATGGAACTGCTTGCTCAGGAACTCGGCGCGAAACCTTTGTAAGACTCGTTTGTAAGCCGAGAGCGAACCTGCCAAAAGTAAGGGGCGGGTTCGCGGTGACGTCGGTAGGATCGAGCGAAGAAACCAACAAACTTCTTAGGAGCCATTCTCATGACCCAGCCAGATATGTCCCAGATCCTCGCCCAAGCTCAGCAGATGCAGGCTCAACTACAGGCCGCTCAGCAGGAAATCCTGGCAACCACCGTTGTCGGAAATGCAGGAAACGGGCTGGTTACCGTCACTATGGCCGGCAACGGCGAGGTCTCCGCAGTGACCGTTGACCCAAAGGTCGTTGACCCTGAAGATGTCGAAACCCTACAGGACCTTCTGCTCGGTGCATTCAAGGATGCCCATAACAAGGTCGCAAACGTTGCTGAAGAGAAGATGGGCCCACTATCCCAGGGCATGGGTGGCCTCTTCTAATTAGTTGCTAAACGCAGGGCCGGGTTCTCGATGAACCCGGCTTTTGTCATGTATGCGATACTGTTCCTTGTCCAATTTTTAGTTCAGATAGGTAGTGTAAGACGTGTTTGAAGGCCCACTCCAGGATCTCATCGACGAACTTTCTCGTCTCCCCGGCGTCGGCCCCAAAAGTGCCCAACGCATCGCATTTCACCTGCTCAACGTAGATCCTTCCGACATTACCCGCCTTCAGGAAGCCCTCGGAGGCGTGCGTGATGGCGTCCAATTCTGCCGCATCTGCTGCAACATTTCCCGCGAAGAAGTCTGTCGCATCTGCTCCGACTCCGGACGTGACGGCGGAACAATCTGTGTCGTCGAAGAACCAAAAGACATCCAAGTTATCGAGCGCACCGGCGAATTCTCCGGCCGCTACCACGTCCTCGGCGGCGCCCTCGACCCGCTGGCCAACATCGGCCCCCGCGAACTCAACATTTCCACGCTCCTGCAGCGCATCGGCGGCGTCCTGCCAGACCGTGAGCTCGCAGATTCCACGCCTGAAAATAAGCTTTTCGACGCCACCCCCACCGTCCGCGAAGTCATCCTCGCAACAGACCCCAACACCGAAGGCGAAGCCACCGCCTCATACCTCGGCCGCCTCTTGAAAGACTTCCCAGATCTGGTAATTTCCCGCCTCGCATCCGGAATGCCACTAGGCGGCGACCTCGAATTCGTCGACGAACTCACTCTCTCCCGAGCATTGAGTGGCCGCCTGCAGATCTAGCCCCTCCTTTACAGGCTGGCTTTTGATCGAAGTGGCCCGTTTAACGGTCGAGCTTGCCCTGCTTCGCGCGCCGGGTGTAAACAACAAGGCGAACTGCCGCTCCGAACGGTCAGCTTTGACCACTAACTCGCCTAGTTATGAGCCGCGGATGTTCACAAGTGGGTGACCTTCACTCGGAAACGGTCTGTTCGACGGAGAAGCTCGACTTGTTTTGCTCGTGGTGAACACAACAAGGCGAACTGCCGCTCCGACCGGTCGGCTTGAAGAGCTAGTCTGCCTCGATTTGCTCGCGGTGAACACAAGTGGGCAACTTCACCCCGGAATGGTCCCTTCGGTGGAGAAGTTTGCCTTGTTTCGCATACTGGCGATCACAAG from Corynebacterium glutamicum ATCC 13032 carries:
- a CDS encoding YbaB/EbfC family nucleoid-associated protein — protein: MTQPDMSQILAQAQQMQAQLQAAQQEILATTVVGNAGNGLVTVTMAGNGEVSAVTVDPKVVDPEDVETLQDLLLGAFKDAHNKVANVAEEKMGPLSQGMGGLF
- a CDS encoding DNA polymerase III subunit gamma and tau, coding for MALYSKYRPASFGELVGQSQVTDPLSAALDSGRINHAYLFSGPRGCGKTSSARILARSLNCVEGPTSTPCGVCNSCVALAPGGPGTLDVTELDAASNNGVDDMRELRERANYAPAESRYRVFIIDEAHMISTQGFNALLKIVEEPPAHLIFIFATTEPDKMIGTIRSRTHNYPFRLLTPGDMRKVLKNAVDGEGVHVDDSVYPLVIRAGGGSPRDSLSILDQLIAGSGPEGLTYERALPLLGVTSFTLIDDSIHALASKDNASMFTTIDNVIEEGLEPRRFTIDLLDRLRDLMVLQAVPEALNLGLVDAPTDRADALIEQSTLFKGNELANLASMVNSGLDDMRGATSPRLLLEILCARLLLASNTVAGPAVSSSTDAAPAATPGGLTGIAAARAKAREYGQKKAAPAPAPTPAPEPVREQSLAPTPEPTPAAEPTSQPAPEPEPAREPVVEVREASVEKQPASSDPLETIRSRWSELRNIVEKQSVRTSIMLTEARVLGLRGDTLVLGHSTGALAARLNAADHNGILVKVLAEETGLQLKVECIVGTNPAEAGFTAQPAVQKSTWNPNYDSKPATPSAPAQPQTPKQESVPTEPEEPESSAETSGWGQPVKIGGPAPEAQTPTPPPAPVVPATPAAPAAGAAKPAWKERVEQAAANAAQQRQHRQGSSEPFERGVPLPPEPDLPPDPYGYPADEGFPERNQGFQQQPAPPVEQPAPEPATEPVPAVAPEPEVSQLSEEEQLIREADEEPGEMDRRDAKTIAMELLAQELGAKPL
- a CDS encoding recombination mediator RecR, with translation MFEGPLQDLIDELSRLPGVGPKSAQRIAFHLLNVDPSDITRLQEALGGVRDGVQFCRICCNISREEVCRICSDSGRDGGTICVVEEPKDIQVIERTGEFSGRYHVLGGALDPLANIGPRELNISTLLQRIGGVLPDRELADSTPENKLFDATPTVREVILATDPNTEGEATASYLGRLLKDFPDLVISRLASGMPLGGDLEFVDELTLSRALSGRLQI